A DNA window from Actinomycetota bacterium contains the following coding sequences:
- a CDS encoding HDIG domain-containing protein, with protein MNRDFAYGLLLQYVSNKNLIKHCLAVEAIMGQVAHSLNLQGADYDKSEWMIAGLVHDIDYDLTAHSPQQHSLKGAQILLDEGFSQDIVYAVEAHNQMHGKPLNTDMDIALYASDPLSGLIVASALISPEKKLKSIDSQFVLNRFGEKSFAKGANRSQIRECFQLGFTLEQFIEIGLAAMQDIDKTLGL; from the coding sequence ATGAACAGGGATTTTGCCTACGGGCTGCTATTGCAATATGTTTCCAATAAGAACCTGATTAAGCATTGCCTGGCGGTAGAGGCCATTATGGGCCAGGTAGCCCATAGCTTAAACCTTCAAGGTGCAGATTATGATAAGTCAGAGTGGATGATTGCCGGTCTGGTACATGACATAGACTATGACCTTACTGCCCATAGTCCCCAGCAGCACTCGCTTAAAGGGGCGCAAATACTTTTAGATGAGGGTTTCAGCCAGGATATAGTATATGCGGTAGAAGCCCATAACCAGATGCATGGCAAGCCCTTAAATACGGATATGGATATAGCGCTCTATGCGTCCGATCCGCTGTCGGGCCTTATTGTGGCTTCCGCTTTGATAAGTCCTGAAAAGAAATTGAAATCCATAGACAGCCAGTTTGTATTAAACCGGTTTGGTGAAAAATCTTTTGCTAAAGGGGCTAACCGTTCACAAATTAGGGAATGTTTCCAGCTGGGTTTTACGCTGGAGCAATTCATAGAAATAGGCCTGGCAGCAATGCAGGATATAGATAAAACATTGGGGCTATAA
- the cobT gene encoding nicotinate-nucleotide--dimethylbenzimidazole phosphoribosyltransferase translates to MYTIEEIKERIEPLKPKYFTQAQQKLDLLTKPKGSLGRLEEIAKQIVAITRNISPSLNHKCIVTMAADHGVVKEKVSAYPPQVTTQMVYNFLSGGAAINVLSQHIGAKVYVVDMGVDHDFKPHPQLYLKKIAYGTANIAEGPAMSRAEALQAVNIGIEVVEDLVRGGCSIIGTGEMGIGNTTPSSAIAAVMCGEDIEQVTGKGTGISEQDIKNKVEVIQRSINVNRPNSSDGLDVLAKIGGFEIGGIAGLILGAAMTRIPVVVDGFISTAAAIIAQSIAPQCQPYMLASHRSAEIGHIIMMQKLGLKPMFDFDMRLGEGTGAAMGISIADASIKILNQMATFGDAGVSKKL, encoded by the coding sequence ATGTACACTATAGAAGAGATAAAGGAAAGAATTGAACCACTAAAGCCAAAGTATTTTACTCAAGCCCAGCAGAAATTAGATCTTTTAACCAAACCCAAAGGAAGCTTGGGCAGGCTGGAAGAAATAGCTAAACAAATTGTAGCAATAACCAGAAACATAAGCCCTAGCCTTAACCATAAATGTATAGTGACCATGGCTGCTGACCATGGGGTGGTTAAAGAAAAGGTAAGTGCTTATCCCCCACAGGTAACCACTCAGATGGTTTATAATTTTTTGTCAGGTGGCGCGGCTATTAATGTGCTGTCCCAGCATATTGGAGCCAAGGTATATGTGGTAGATATGGGGGTTGATCACGATTTTAAACCACATCCCCAGCTTTATTTAAAAAAAATTGCCTACGGTACTGCCAATATAGCTGAAGGCCCCGCTATGAGCCGTGCCGAGGCCCTGCAGGCAGTTAATATAGGGATAGAGGTAGTAGAAGACTTGGTAAGAGGAGGCTGCAGTATTATCGGTACGGGAGAGATGGGTATAGGCAATACCACCCCCAGCAGTGCAATTGCTGCGGTGATGTGCGGTGAAGATATTGAACAGGTTACCGGTAAAGGCACCGGTATAAGCGAGCAAGATATTAAGAATAAAGTTGAAGTTATTCAAAGGTCAATCAATGTAAATAGGCCCAATTCTTCTGATGGCCTGGATGTTTTAGCTAAAATAGGGGGATTTGAAATAGGGGGCATAGCTGGCCTTATACTGGGGGCAGCTATGACTAGAATTCCAGTAGTTGTAGACGGTTTTATTTCCACTGCAGCAGCTATTATTGCCCAATCCATTGCTCCCCAATGCCAGCCTTACATGCTGGCCTCCCACCGCTCAGCAGAGATAGGCCATATAATAATGATGCAAAAGCTTGGTTTGAAACCTATGTTTGATTTTGACATGAGGCTGGGGGAGGGAACAGGGGCAGCTATGGGAATAAGCATAGCGGATGCATCGATAAAAATACTAAACCAGATGGCTACCTTTGGTGATGCCGGGGTGTCTAAAAAATTATAG
- a CDS encoding L,D-transpeptidase family protein: protein MKRKINLILILLMAMAVLFLTLAGCQDTPDSQEVNKEEAANEELVSEPGLPADTSNTLPQPEEQKEDDLSQSQEPSQNQSLPQENNENVEELWAAPQLELEIIMGPEYASGGMLCYYRVEAKAEGNPVPEIQWSKDDSQGAWGENISQVNLIQGQTYDLQVTAANSQGTATETITLEFVPMETTAEAPQQVEDIDYSNSELFTIEISLDRQQVDVYYKNQLIRSMICSGGTPEDPTPTGTYWTNEKIYYSWLPKYDVGAYYFVRFYGAYLFHSLPFDEDGNLIEEEAAKLGTPASHGCIRLKVEDARWLYESLPLGVKVNIH from the coding sequence ATGAAAAGAAAAATAAATCTAATATTAATATTGCTAATGGCAATGGCTGTGCTGTTTTTAACCTTGGCCGGATGCCAAGATACTCCAGATAGCCAGGAAGTAAATAAAGAAGAGGCTGCAAACGAAGAGTTAGTATCAGAACCGGGGCTTCCTGCTGATACAAGTAATACTTTGCCCCAGCCCGAAGAACAAAAAGAGGATGATTTATCCCAGTCGCAGGAGCCAAGTCAAAATCAATCCTTGCCACAGGAAAATAATGAAAATGTTGAAGAATTGTGGGCCGCTCCTCAGTTAGAGCTGGAAATTATAATGGGACCAGAATATGCTTCTGGGGGGATGCTTTGTTACTACCGGGTAGAAGCCAAGGCCGAAGGCAATCCTGTGCCGGAAATACAATGGAGCAAGGATGATAGCCAGGGAGCCTGGGGGGAAAATATTTCCCAGGTAAACCTTATCCAGGGCCAGACTTATGATTTGCAGGTGACTGCTGCCAATTCTCAGGGCACAGCCACTGAAACCATAACTCTAGAATTTGTACCTATGGAAACGACAGCTGAAGCTCCCCAGCAGGTGGAGGATATTGATTACAGCAATAGCGAGCTATTTACTATTGAAATATCTTTGGACCGCCAGCAAGTAGATGTTTATTATAAAAACCAGCTTATAAGGTCTATGATCTGTTCTGGAGGAACCCCGGAAGACCCTACTCCTACCGGGACATACTGGACCAATGAAAAAATATATTATTCCTGGCTTCCTAAATATGATGTGGGCGCCTATTATTTTGTAAGGTTTTATGGCGCTTATCTTTTCCACAGCCTGCCTTTTGATGAGGACGGCAACCTGATAGAAGAGGAGGCGGCAAAACTGGGAACGCCTGCCAGCCATGGGTGCATAAGGTTAAAGGTGGAAGATGCCAGGTGGCTTTATGAGTCCCTGCCCCTGGGGGTTAAGGTAAATATACACTGA